CGCACGATCATCCTCACACCGCGCGAGAATCTCGACACCGTCGAAGCGGACATGCTTTCCGAAGAAGTGACTGGCGGCAAACTTGGCGACAGCGGCGGAATGGCGCAGCTGATGGGGGCACCCTTGCGGGAGGCGCGCGAAAGTTTCGAGCGCGAATATCTGGCCATCCAGATCCGCAGGTTCTCCGGCAACATCTCGAAAACGGCGAGTTTTATTGGCATGGAACGCTCGGCTCTGCACCGCAAGCTCAAGCTTCTGGGAATGGCGGAACGTCGCAATAGCGATCGGAAATAGCGCTCGGACACAATTTCCACTTTTGCGACAACAGAATTATCCTGTTGCCCAAAAAGCGCGGAAACGTCACATTGCCCGCGGTTGCGGGACTCGTTGCCCGAACCCCGGACGCCGCAAGAGCGTCCAGATTGCGTTTGCAGATGCAGGCGCCAAAAAGAAGGAGCGATGATTATGGCCGGCGACCGCACATTATCTGCGCGACCGCGTGCAGCGCAGGAACCGCAAAGCAAGGGCAAGGCCCCGAGCTTGCAGGACGCATTTCTCAACTTGCTGCGCAAGAACAAATCGCCGGTGACGGTATTCCTGGTGAAGGGCGTCAAGCTTCAGGGCATCGTTACCTGGTTCGACAATTTCTCGATCCTGCTGCGCCGCGATGGACAGTCCCAGCTCGTCTACAAGCACGCAGTCAGTACGATCATGCCCGGACAGCCGGTCGACGCCGAACAATTCGCCAGCCAGGGCTCCGGCGCGAAACAGCGCTTGCTTCAGGACGTATTTCTTAGCCGGGTCAGCGAAGCCGAGGCGCAGGTGACCATGTTCCTGGTGAATGGTGTCATGCTCCAGGGCAAGATCGCCGCCTACGACCTGTTCTGCATGATGCTGGAACGCGATGGCTATGTGCAACTTGCGTACAAGCACGCGGTCTCCACAATTCAGCCCGCCACCCCGGTCGACCTGTCCGAGGACTGGGACGAGGACGAACACTGAGCTTCGATGACGATCTGATGGGCGAAGTCTCGCGCGGTGCGCGGGCCCTTGTCGTGTGCCCGGATATCCGTGGGGTATCCTATGACCTCGACTCGCAAAGCCGCCTCGAAGAAGCCGAAGGCTTGGCTCTCGCAATCGGTATCGTCGTGGCCGACAGCTTTGTCCTCCCGGTCCGCGACGTAAAACCGAACCTCCTGTTCGGGTCGGGGCAGGTGGAGAACATCCGCATCGCCTGCGACCAGAACGAGGCGGAGCTGGTTGTCGTAGATGGGGCACTCAGCCCGATCCAGCAACGCAATCTGGAAGACAAGCTGGCTCGCAAGGTCATCGACCGGACAGGCCTTATCCTGGAAATCTTCGGGGAACGTGCGGCCACGGCCGAAGGGCGCCTGCAGGTCGAACTGGCCCACCTGGATTACCAGCAGAGCCGCCTTGTGCGCAGCTGGACCCACCTCGAACGGCAGCGTGGCGGCTTCGGTTTCCTCGGCGGACCGGGTGAAACCCAGATCGAGGCCGACAGGCGCATGATCCGTCAGCGCATGGGGCGCTTGCGCAAGGAACTGGAACAGGTTCGCAAGACACGAGGGCTGCACCGTGAACGGCGGGAGCGAGCGCCGTGGCCTGTCATCGCCCTTGTCGGCTACACCAACGCCGGCAAGTCCACCCTTTTCAACCGTCTGACGGGTGCAGAGGTCATGGCAGAGGACCTTCTGTTCGCTACGCTGGACCCGACGATGCGCGCAATTGCTCTGCCCGGGGTTGAAAAGGCCATCCTCTCCGATACCGTCGGCTTCATCTCGGACCTTCCGACCCAGCTCGTGGCGGCCTTCCGTGCGACCTTGGAAGAAGTGACCGCGGCAGACCTTATCTGCCACGTCCGCGATATGTCCAACCCTTCTGCAGAAGCACAAAAAGTGCAGGTTCTCAATGTTTTGAGAGAGCTTGGTGTGATCAATTCGGAAGAAGGTTCCGAAGCGATCCCCATTCTGGAAGTATGGAACAAGTGGGACCTGCTGGACGAGGAGGCGGCCGAAGAACTCGGCGGGCTTTCGCAGGCTTCCGAGGATGTCGTTGCCGTGTCCGCACTGAGCGGGGAAGGGGTCCCCCAGTTCCTCGATCGGGTGGGCGAGATCCTGACGTCCCGCGCCACGGTGCGACGTTTCGAACTTCCGGCAAGCGATGGCCGCCGAATCGCCTGGTTGCACGCCCATGGCGACATTCTGGAGGAAGAAGCACTGGAGGAGGGGCCCCAGGGCCCCATGCGGAGCTTCACCGTGCGGCTGAATCCCAAGGAGCTGGGACAATTTGAAAGCCTATGATCAGGACTTCTCGGCGCGCTTTACAGCTTGCCAGAGTTCTTCCTGTGCCTCGAGATCACGCGTTTCGAAGTCATCGCCAGCAAGCTCTTCCATAGCGCGAAAGCGGCGTTCGAACTTCGCATTCGCAGCGCGCAGAGCCTGCTCCGCGTCAAGCCCATAGGCGCGCACCAAATTTACGGCAGCGAAGAGGAGATCACCGGCTTCCTCCTCCTTTTCGTGCGGAGCGGCTTCTCTCAACTCCTCGATTTCTTCGAGAACCTTGTCGCGTGGGCCTTCGGTGTCAGGCCAGTCGAAACCATGGCGTGCCGCTCTCTTTTGCAGTTTTTGGGAGCGCATCAGCGCCGGAAGGGCCTGGGCTACACCGTCCATCGCGCTGTCCGAGCCTGCGGCGCTGCGCTCGGCGGCTTTCAGATCTTCCCATCGCGCGTCTTCCATTACGCCGCCTTCGTCGCCGAAAATATGGGGATGGCGTCGTTCCATCTTCTCCGAGATCGTTTGCACCACAGCGCGGAAGTCGAAATGTCCGGCCTCGGACGCCATCTGCGCATGGAAGACCACTTGGAATAGAAGATCGCCGAGCTCGCTTTTAAGATCGGAATAATCTTCACGTTCGATCGCATCGGCGACCTCGTAAGCTTCCTCGATTGTATACGGAGCGATAGTTTCGAAGGTTTGCGCCGTGTCCCATTCGCAACCGCGTACCGGATCGCGCAGGCGTTCCATAATGGTAAGCAGGCGATCTATATCATGGGGCATATGGTCTACCTGAGTGGGGGATAGGTCTACATTGGTATCGGAGGTCGCCAAATGCCTATCCCGATGTGATAATATATATTATGTTAAATATATGGCGAGCTTGATGCACGAGGTTACCCTCAATCCATGCCTGTCAGCCAGCTTACCAGAATGTATGCAACAACGATGATTGCTACCCAGATCAAGGCAATCCGGACCATCTTGCCGCCCGTCATTCCATCGCGCCGCATTCCGGTTAGATACGCGATCGCCAAAGCGCCCATCAATGCAGCCCAGACCCAGCCACCACCGATCATAACGTAACCTCCAAACCATCGTATCCAACGATGAAACCCTTCGGAACCTCGGCATCGAGAGTCGCATAGTCCATGCTCTTGTCCAGATGCGTCAACACGGCTCGTTTGACCTTGCAACGGCGCGCAAAATCGATCGCCATTTCAAGGTGAGCATGCGTGGGATGCGGCCTCCGGCGGAGGCAGTCGACCACGAGTAGATCCGTGCCCTTGAAACACGCAACCATCTCTTTAGTTATCTCACTGAAGTCAGTCGCATAACCAATTGATTTTCCGTCCGCTTCAAACTTGAAACCAGTGCTCGTGACGGGCCCGTGCGGCATCTCTACATACTTGAAATCGAAACCAGCAACCAAGCGTACTTGGCCGACTTCCTGCAAATCCATAAGGGTCGGATAACCGAACTGGCCTTCGAAAACATAGTCGAAACGCTTGCGCAACCGCCCACAAGTGACCTTGCTCGCGTAGCCCGGAAGAGGATTGGTGCGATCGTATCGCATCACCCTGAGATCATCGATTCCGTGACAATGATCCGCATGGTCATGCGTCCAGAATACCGCGTCCACCTTGCCGATATCATTAGCCAGAAGTTGAGCCCGCAGGTCGGTCGACGTATCGATAAGGATACGCTTGCCAGCGTCGTTCTCGACGATAATCGATACCCGCGTCCGCCTATTGCGCGGATTAGTGGGGTCGCATTCGCCCCAATCATTCCCGATGCGCGGTACGCCGGTCGACGTACCGGAGCCAAGCATCAAAAGCTTCATGCGGCGGCCTTGGAGAACAGCCGATAGAAGTTGTCGGTCGTGTAACTGGCGAGTTCGGCGATCGAGTCACCGCGTAATTCCGCGATGAACGCCGCTGTATCCCGCACGAAACCCGGCTCGCATGGCTTTCCGCGATGCGGAACCGGCGCAAGGAACGGGCTGTCCGTTTCAACTAGCAGCCGTTCGGCGGGAACGGCCTTCGCCACTTCCTGCAAGTCCTTGGCATTCTTGAACGTAACGATCCCAGACAGCGAGATGGAAAGTCCGAGACGCAGGACTTCCTCTCCGAACCCGGATGAGGCCGTAAAGCAGTGGATGAGAGCCGGAAAACGCCCCTTCTCCATCTCGTCACTCAGGATCGCGAGGGTATCCTCCTCCGCGTCGCGAGTGTGGATGATGACCGGCAGGCCAGTCTCGCGCGCCACATCGATGTGGATGCGGAACAGCCGCTGCTGCTCGGCGCGATCCGAATGATCGTAATAGTAATCGAGCCCTGTCTCACCGAGGCCGATTACCTTAGGATGGCTTGCAGTCGCGAGCAGTTCTTCGCAGGTCAGGTCGGAATGATCATCTGCATTATGGGGGTGTATCCCCACGCTGGCCCAAACGTCGTTTTGCTTGGATGCGGTGCCGATGACCTGGTCCCACTCATCGCGCTTGGTGGAGATATTGAGGAAGGCCCCTACCCCTGCATCACGAGCCCGTTTGAGGACGGCTGACTGGTTCTCGACGAGACCTTCGTATTCGAGATGACAATGGCTATCGACAAGCATCAGGACGCCGCTTCTATTTCTGGCAGTTCAAGCCGCGGGAATGCCGGAGTAGGCTTTTCGATTAAGTGACCCTCGACAATCAACGCGGAGAACCAGCCCTCGTCCGCAAGATCGGCGTAAGTTCGCCTGTCCGCAGCAACACCTAGCTGGTCGAGGACGACGGCTGCCTTGGTCGGGACGACAGGCTGGATGGCAATTGCCAGATCCCGAATGGCGATGAACAGCGTCTGCAAGACCGCCTGCATTCGTTCCGGATCGGATTTCTTGAGAGCCCACGGGGCCTGCTCGTCGACATAGGCATTGCAGGCAAAGACAGCTTTGAGCCAGGCTTCGATGCCGACGCTGAAATTCATCGCCTCGAATTCCTGTGGCAGAACTTCGCGGCAGGCGCTTTGAACCGTGCCCAGCAATGCCTTGTCATCGCCGTTCGTCTCGAACGCCTCCAACTTGCCGTCCATGTTCTTGTGGATCATCGACAAGGTTCGCTGCGCAAGATTGCCAAAGCTGTTTGCGAGCTCCGCATTCACTTTGTTTACAAGTGCTTCGGCGGAATAGCTGCCATCTTTACCGAATACGACTTCGGCCATGAGGAAGTATCGCAGGGCGTCGACACCGAACAGGTCGACCAGTTCGTTCGGATCGGTGACGTTGCCTGCCGACTTCGACTCTTTCACGCCGCGATTGAGCAGGAAGCCATGGCCGAACACATGCTTTGGGACCGGGATATCCGCGCTCATCAGGAAAGCGGGCCAGTAGATCGTGTGAAAACGAACGATGTCCTTGCCGATCAGATGCAGGCTGGCGGGCCAGTATTTGTCCCACGCCTCACCACCGTCGGGGTAACCAACGCCGGTTATGTAGTT
This DNA window, taken from Qipengyuania seohaensis, encodes the following:
- the hfq gene encoding RNA chaperone Hfq, giving the protein MAGDRTLSARPRAAQEPQSKGKAPSLQDAFLNLLRKNKSPVTVFLVKGVKLQGIVTWFDNFSILLRRDGQSQLVYKHAVSTIMPGQPVDAEQFASQGSGAKQRLLQDVFLSRVSEAEAQVTMFLVNGVMLQGKIAAYDLFCMMLERDGYVQLAYKHAVSTIQPATPVDLSEDWDEDEH
- a CDS encoding MBL fold metallo-hydrolase encodes the protein MKLLMLGSGTSTGVPRIGNDWGECDPTNPRNRRTRVSIIVENDAGKRILIDTSTDLRAQLLANDIGKVDAVFWTHDHADHCHGIDDLRVMRYDRTNPLPGYASKVTCGRLRKRFDYVFEGQFGYPTLMDLQEVGQVRLVAGFDFKYVEMPHGPVTSTGFKFEADGKSIGYATDFSEITKEMVACFKGTDLLVVDCLRRRPHPTHAHLEMAIDFARRCKVKRAVLTHLDKSMDYATLDAEVPKGFIVGYDGLEVTL
- the mazG gene encoding nucleoside triphosphate pyrophosphohydrolase, with the translated sequence MPHDIDRLLTIMERLRDPVRGCEWDTAQTFETIAPYTIEEAYEVADAIEREDYSDLKSELGDLLFQVVFHAQMASEAGHFDFRAVVQTISEKMERRHPHIFGDEGGVMEDARWEDLKAAERSAAGSDSAMDGVAQALPALMRSQKLQKRAARHGFDWPDTEGPRDKVLEEIEELREAAPHEKEEEAGDLLFAAVNLVRAYGLDAEQALRAANAKFERRFRAMEELAGDDFETRDLEAQEELWQAVKRAEKS
- the hflX gene encoding GTPase HflX, giving the protein MGEVSRGARALVVCPDIRGVSYDLDSQSRLEEAEGLALAIGIVVADSFVLPVRDVKPNLLFGSGQVENIRIACDQNEAELVVVDGALSPIQQRNLEDKLARKVIDRTGLILEIFGERAATAEGRLQVELAHLDYQQSRLVRSWTHLERQRGGFGFLGGPGETQIEADRRMIRQRMGRLRKELEQVRKTRGLHRERRERAPWPVIALVGYTNAGKSTLFNRLTGAEVMAEDLLFATLDPTMRAIALPGVEKAILSDTVGFISDLPTQLVAAFRATLEEVTAADLICHVRDMSNPSAEAQKVQVLNVLRELGVINSEEGSEAIPILEVWNKWDLLDEEAAEELGGLSQASEDVVAVSALSGEGVPQFLDRVGEILTSRATVRRFELPASDGRRIAWLHAHGDILEEEALEEGPQGPMRSFTVRLNPKELGQFESL
- the metG gene encoding methionine--tRNA ligase, which gives rise to MAEPFYITTAIHYPNGKPHIGHAYETIAADVIARFQRLMGRDVRFQTGTDEHGLKMAQKARDLGKTPRELADEMSGAFRDLFDRLDITYDRFIRTTDEDHHKASRAIWKAMEAKGDLYLDRYEGWYSVRDEAYYDEKELVEGEGGEKLSPQGTPVEWTEEETWFFRLSKYAEPLLELLRTPGFLEPASRRNEMIAFVEGGLKDLSVSRTSFDWGVKVPGHDNHVMYVWVDALTNYITGVGYPDGGEAWDKYWPASLHLIGKDIVRFHTIYWPAFLMSADIPVPKHVFGHGFLLNRGVKESKSAGNVTDPNELVDLFGVDALRYFLMAEVVFGKDGSYSAEALVNKVNAELANSFGNLAQRTLSMIHKNMDGKLEAFETNGDDKALLGTVQSACREVLPQEFEAMNFSVGIEAWLKAVFACNAYVDEQAPWALKKSDPERMQAVLQTLFIAIRDLAIAIQPVVPTKAAVVLDQLGVAADRRTYADLADEGWFSALIVEGHLIEKPTPAFPRLELPEIEAAS
- a CDS encoding TatD family hydrolase — translated: MLVDSHCHLEYEGLVENQSAVLKRARDAGVGAFLNISTKRDEWDQVIGTASKQNDVWASVGIHPHNADDHSDLTCEELLATASHPKVIGLGETGLDYYYDHSDRAEQQRLFRIHIDVARETGLPVIIHTRDAEEDTLAILSDEMEKGRFPALIHCFTASSGFGEEVLRLGLSISLSGIVTFKNAKDLQEVAKAVPAERLLVETDSPFLAPVPHRGKPCEPGFVRDTAAFIAELRGDSIAELASYTTDNFYRLFSKAAA